One part of the Chlamydiota bacterium genome encodes these proteins:
- a CDS encoding ABC transporter permease: MRLEKRQPLPFGARLALPFVAVAISFALSFVLILLAQANPFTVFYYILQGALGSRTGLAETAVKATPLVLTGLAAAVAFKARFYNLGGEGQLYLGALCAAVLGLRLAIPRPLAVPAIMAAGCAAGAAWALCAGVLKARCRVDEAVVTLLSNYIVICVVSALLDGPLKDPRTMWPNSPPILDCARYPILLAGTRLHAGALAALAAAAAVRWMMKRSVLGFEIAAVGANPAAAAYAGIPVRRTVVLVSLVSGGLAGLAGTGEVLGLHYDLVEKLSPNYGYAGIVIAMLGGLDAFGVVCAAILFGVLITGAELMSRYTGVPVFLADVIQGIVLLVMCAVFVLTNYRVRVTRCGEKSPVCNARGAAEGGAR; the protein is encoded by the coding sequence CTGCGTCTCGAGAAGCGGCAACCCCTCCCGTTCGGGGCGCGGCTGGCCCTTCCGTTCGTCGCGGTGGCGATCTCCTTCGCCCTCTCCTTCGTCTTGATCCTCCTCGCGCAGGCAAACCCGTTCACCGTCTTCTACTACATCCTCCAGGGGGCGCTCGGGTCCCGGACCGGGTTGGCCGAGACCGCGGTGAAGGCCACCCCGCTCGTGCTCACCGGCCTCGCGGCCGCCGTGGCGTTCAAGGCCCGGTTCTACAATCTGGGGGGCGAGGGCCAGCTCTACCTGGGCGCCCTCTGCGCCGCGGTGCTCGGCCTCCGCCTCGCGATCCCGCGCCCGCTCGCCGTGCCGGCGATCATGGCCGCCGGCTGCGCCGCCGGCGCCGCCTGGGCGCTCTGCGCCGGCGTCCTGAAGGCGCGCTGCAGGGTGGACGAGGCGGTGGTCACCCTCCTCTCGAACTACATCGTCATCTGCGTCGTCTCCGCCCTCCTGGACGGCCCGCTGAAGGATCCGCGCACCATGTGGCCGAACTCGCCCCCGATTCTCGACTGCGCCCGCTACCCGATCCTGCTGGCGGGGACGCGGCTGCACGCGGGGGCGCTCGCGGCGCTCGCCGCGGCCGCGGCGGTCCGGTGGATGATGAAGCGGTCGGTGCTCGGGTTCGAGATCGCGGCGGTCGGGGCGAACCCGGCGGCGGCCGCGTACGCGGGTATCCCGGTCCGTCGCACCGTGGTGCTCGTCTCCCTCGTGAGCGGGGGGCTCGCCGGGCTGGCCGGGACCGGGGAGGTGCTCGGCCTCCACTACGACCTCGTCGAGAAGCTCTCGCCCAACTACGGCTACGCGGGCATCGTGATCGCCATGCTGGGGGGGCTCGACGCCTTCGGGGTCGTCTGCGCCGCGATCCTGTTCGGGGTGCTCATCACCGGCGCGGAGCTGATGAGCCGCTACACCGGCGTCCCGGTCTTCCTCGCGGACGTGATCCAGGGGATCGTGCTGCTCGTGATGTGCGCGGTCTTCGTCCTCACGAACTACCGGGTCAGGGTGACGCGCTGTGGGGAGAAGTCCCCGGTGTGCAACGCGCGGGGCGCGGCGGAAGGGGGCGCGCGATGA
- a CDS encoding nucleoside phosphorylase, with protein sequence MSKKQHHIDCGPGDVGRYVLLPGDPGRVPVIAAHLKNAAMVAQNREYTTYTGEVDGVRVSVTSTGIGCPSAAIAVEELARIGADTFIRVGTAGALQMNVALGDLVISTATVRDDGTSRQYLPRSVPAVSDFHLTMALWEAARKLGHRAHLGVTQTKDAFYTEEDDPTLPRYEEIQREWKAYQKANVLASSMESSAIFSVAMIRKLRAAEILAVIGSTYSGEMIVKKVGIDEMIATAIEAIRIIAARDSK encoded by the coding sequence ATGAGCAAGAAGCAGCACCATATCGACTGCGGCCCCGGCGACGTCGGACGGTATGTCCTGCTCCCCGGCGATCCCGGGCGCGTGCCGGTGATCGCGGCGCATCTGAAGAACGCGGCCATGGTGGCGCAGAACAGGGAGTACACCACCTATACCGGCGAGGTGGACGGGGTGCGGGTCTCCGTGACCTCCACGGGGATCGGCTGCCCCTCGGCGGCGATCGCGGTCGAGGAGCTCGCCCGCATCGGCGCCGACACCTTCATCAGGGTCGGGACCGCGGGGGCGCTCCAGATGAACGTGGCCCTCGGCGATCTGGTGATCTCCACCGCGACGGTGCGCGACGACGGGACCTCGCGGCAGTACCTGCCGCGCTCCGTGCCCGCGGTGTCGGATTTCCACCTCACGATGGCCCTCTGGGAGGCGGCGCGCAAGCTCGGCCACCGCGCCCATCTCGGCGTGACGCAGACGAAGGACGCCTTTTACACCGAGGAGGACGACCCGACGCTGCCGCGCTACGAGGAGATCCAGCGCGAGTGGAAGGCGTACCAGAAGGCCAACGTGCTCGCCTCCTCGATGGAATCGTCCGCGATCTTCAGCGTCGCGATGATCCGAAAACTCCGCGCCGCGGAGATCCTCGCGGTCATCGGCTCCACCTACTCTGGCGAGATGATCGTCAAGAAGGTCGGGATCGATGAGATGATCGCCACGGCAATCGAGGCGATCCGCATCATCGCCGCGCGGGATTCGAAATGA
- a CDS encoding BMP family ABC transporter substrate-binding protein, with protein sequence MRCGAGSIVAVLAAALAGCGGEAPSDAGKTRVAAVFATPIEEPWDGCIHQALLRAKRELGVHYEWAESVANPDFERVVREFAGRGFDLVMGDAFGSEEAVRRAAKDSPKTAFLFGSGLKPQAPNFSVFDNWIHEPAYLSGMIAGRLTKTNCIGAVGGYSVPEVNRLLNAFFSGARSVNPQIRRKVVFINSWFDPPKAKEAVFAQAALGADVFFGERYGVIEACREKGLLAFSNMQPQAALAPDTVVTGPVWDMWPTVREAIGRVRGGRWIAQDFAEWTMMRKGGASLAPYHDFEKKLSSEILQMVAEKQREILEGRFTVPVDEQIPVSD encoded by the coding sequence ATGAGGTGCGGGGCGGGTTCGATCGTTGCCGTCCTCGCCGCGGCGCTCGCCGGCTGCGGGGGGGAGGCGCCGAGCGATGCGGGGAAGACGAGGGTCGCCGCGGTCTTCGCGACGCCGATCGAGGAGCCGTGGGACGGGTGCATCCACCAGGCGCTGCTGCGCGCGAAGAGGGAACTCGGGGTGCACTACGAGTGGGCCGAGTCGGTCGCGAACCCCGATTTCGAGCGGGTGGTGCGGGAGTTCGCAGGGCGCGGCTTCGACCTGGTCATGGGCGACGCGTTCGGGTCCGAGGAGGCGGTGCGCCGCGCGGCGAAGGATTCTCCCAAGACCGCCTTTCTGTTCGGATCCGGCCTCAAGCCCCAGGCCCCCAACTTCTCCGTCTTCGACAACTGGATCCACGAGCCCGCCTACCTCTCGGGGATGATCGCCGGGAGACTCACGAAGACGAACTGCATCGGCGCGGTGGGGGGCTACTCGGTCCCGGAGGTGAACCGGCTGCTGAACGCATTCTTCTCCGGCGCCCGTTCGGTGAATCCCCAGATCAGGCGGAAGGTCGTCTTCATCAACTCCTGGTTCGACCCGCCGAAAGCCAAGGAGGCGGTCTTCGCGCAGGCCGCGCTCGGCGCGGACGTTTTCTTCGGGGAGCGCTACGGCGTGATCGAGGCGTGCCGCGAGAAGGGCCTCCTCGCCTTCAGCAACATGCAGCCGCAGGCGGCGCTCGCCCCCGACACCGTCGTGACCGGGCCGGTCTGGGACATGTGGCCCACCGTGCGCGAGGCGATCGGCCGGGTCAGGGGCGGGAGGTGGATCGCGCAGGACTTCGCAGAATGGACGATGATGCGGAAGGGCGGCGCCTCGCTCGCCCCGTACCACGACTTCGAGAAGAAGCTCTCCTCCGAGATCCTCCAGATGGTCGCGGAGAAACAGCGCGAGATCCTGGAGGGCCGCTTCACCGTCCCGGTCGATGAGCAGATCCCCGTGTCGGATTGA
- a CDS encoding malonate decarboxylase subunit alpha codes for MTPKDYRTLARDREQRLAAARPLLAGGAKIVPPANAAGLLYAVLRPGDRVTIEGDNQKQAAFLAATLAGLDPARINRLHMVQSSIVLPEHVAVFDRGIAEKLDFAFSGPQAKEIARIANEKKVKIGAIHTYLELYGRYFVDLTPRVALVAAELADADGNLYTGYNTEETPTIVEAAAFRQGIVIAQVREIVSRLPRVDIPGDRVDYVIPCGSSPYIEPLFTRDPAKITQLQILIGMLAMKGIYAPYMVGSLNHGIGYTTCGIELLLPTYGETLGLKGKACTHWILNPHPTLIPAIEAGFVKSVHSFGSEPGMEGYIRERSDIFFNGRDGSLRSNRLLSQVAGIYASDMFVGMTLQIDENGNSSTATMSRIAGFGGAPNLGSNARGRRHVSDSWLKAGAEDEGSIRSAGGLARGRKLVVQLTPTVSEKKGIPVFIEHLDAEKLHTQGLFPLPPVMLYGDEITHIVTEKGIAVLHRCPDISVRRAAIRSVAGDTPLGRKEKKAETERLRAEKIVLYPEDIGLKPADARHDLLAAETIDDLVKASGGLYKPPACFL; via the coding sequence ATGACCCCGAAAGACTACCGCACGCTCGCCCGCGACCGTGAACAACGCCTCGCCGCCGCCCGCCCGCTCCTCGCGGGAGGCGCCAAGATCGTCCCCCCCGCCAACGCCGCGGGGCTGCTCTACGCGGTGCTGCGCCCCGGCGACCGGGTGACTATCGAGGGCGACAACCAGAAGCAGGCGGCGTTCCTGGCCGCGACGCTCGCGGGCCTCGACCCGGCCAGGATCAACCGCCTCCACATGGTCCAGTCGTCGATCGTCCTGCCGGAACATGTCGCGGTCTTCGACCGCGGTATCGCCGAGAAGCTCGACTTCGCCTTCTCGGGGCCCCAGGCCAAGGAGATCGCCCGGATCGCAAACGAGAAGAAGGTGAAGATCGGCGCCATCCACACCTACCTCGAGCTGTACGGCCGCTACTTCGTGGACCTCACCCCGCGCGTCGCGCTCGTGGCGGCGGAACTCGCCGACGCCGACGGGAACCTCTACACCGGCTACAACACCGAGGAGACGCCGACGATCGTGGAGGCCGCGGCGTTCCGGCAGGGGATCGTCATCGCGCAGGTGCGGGAGATCGTTTCGCGGCTCCCGCGCGTGGATATCCCGGGGGACCGGGTCGACTACGTCATCCCCTGCGGCAGTTCGCCCTACATCGAGCCGCTCTTCACGCGCGACCCGGCCAAGATCACCCAGCTCCAGATCCTCATCGGGATGCTCGCCATGAAGGGGATCTACGCCCCGTACATGGTCGGGAGCCTGAACCACGGGATCGGCTACACGACCTGCGGGATCGAGCTCCTGCTCCCCACCTACGGCGAAACGCTCGGCCTCAAGGGGAAGGCGTGTACGCACTGGATCCTCAATCCCCACCCCACCCTCATCCCGGCGATCGAGGCGGGATTCGTCAAGAGCGTCCACTCGTTCGGGAGCGAGCCGGGGATGGAGGGGTACATCCGCGAGCGCAGCGACATCTTCTTCAACGGCCGCGACGGCAGCCTGCGCTCCAACCGCCTGCTCTCGCAGGTGGCCGGGATCTACGCCAGCGACATGTTCGTCGGGATGACGCTCCAGATCGACGAAAACGGGAACAGCTCGACCGCCACGATGAGCCGCATCGCGGGCTTCGGAGGCGCCCCCAACCTCGGGAGCAACGCGCGGGGGAGGCGGCACGTGAGCGACTCCTGGCTGAAGGCGGGAGCCGAGGACGAGGGGTCGATCCGCAGCGCCGGGGGGCTCGCGCGCGGCCGGAAGCTCGTGGTTCAGCTCACCCCCACCGTGAGCGAGAAGAAGGGGATTCCGGTGTTCATCGAGCACCTCGACGCCGAGAAGCTCCACACGCAGGGGCTCTTCCCCCTCCCCCCCGTGATGCTCTACGGCGACGAGATCACGCACATCGTCACGGAGAAGGGGATCGCCGTGCTCCACCGCTGCCCGGACATATCCGTCCGCCGGGCCGCCATCCGCTCCGTCGCCGGGGACACCCCGCTGGGCAGGAAGGAGAAGAAAGCGGAGACAGAGCGTTTGCGGGCCGAAAAGATCGTCCTCTACCCCGAGGACATCGGCCTCAAACCTGCAGACGCACGGCACGACCTTCTCGCCGCCGAGACGATCGACGACCTCGTGAAGGCCTCCGGGGGCCTCTACAAACCCCCCGCCTGCTTCCTGTAG
- a CDS encoding DUF1116 domain-containing protein yields the protein MNRQTAGNLLEGKPAVIGMGLESFTAAILQQGARAIHVDWKPPAGGDPESLAFLDSLAPIAEAIKKSNDRAVEIMLGAQPVLVDIRPAREVIPGMTDRTILHAGPPIAWEAMCGPMRGAVAGALVYEGKARDIAEAERLAGSGKIDFSPCHHHSAVGPMAGVVSPSMWVFCVRNETAGNTAYTTLNEGLGKVLRFGANDPEVLARLKWMETVLAPALAEAVRRAGGINLKSLMAQALMMGDECHNRNVAGTSLFLRLITPHLLATGIDKKTAAEIFSFITGNDHFFLNLTMPASKATADAVKGLEGSTIVCAMARNGVEIGIRVAGLGDRWFTAPAGEPKGLYFPGFTAADGCRDLGDSTITETGAVGAMAMAAAPAIVKFVGGSPADAVRYTREMYEITWAEHRDFLLPTLDFRGTPAGVDIRKVVETGITPVINTGVAHRKPGIGQIGAGLLRADPDLFRRALAAFAERYAP from the coding sequence ATGAACAGACAGACCGCCGGCAACCTCCTCGAAGGGAAGCCCGCCGTCATCGGCATGGGGCTCGAGTCGTTCACCGCGGCGATCCTCCAACAGGGGGCGCGCGCGATCCACGTGGACTGGAAGCCGCCCGCGGGCGGCGACCCCGAATCCCTGGCCTTCCTCGACTCCCTGGCCCCGATCGCCGAGGCCATCAAAAAGTCCAACGACCGGGCCGTCGAGATCATGCTCGGCGCCCAGCCGGTCCTTGTGGACATCCGGCCCGCGCGCGAGGTGATCCCGGGGATGACCGACCGCACCATCCTGCACGCCGGCCCCCCGATCGCGTGGGAGGCGATGTGCGGGCCGATGCGCGGGGCCGTCGCCGGCGCCCTCGTCTACGAGGGGAAGGCGCGCGACATCGCGGAGGCCGAACGGCTCGCCGGGAGCGGCAAGATCGACTTCTCCCCCTGCCATCACCACTCCGCCGTCGGCCCGATGGCGGGGGTCGTCTCCCCCTCGATGTGGGTCTTCTGCGTCCGGAATGAGACCGCGGGGAACACCGCCTACACGACGCTCAACGAGGGGCTCGGCAAGGTGCTCCGTTTCGGCGCCAACGATCCGGAGGTGCTCGCGCGCCTGAAGTGGATGGAGACCGTCCTCGCGCCGGCGCTCGCGGAGGCGGTGCGGCGCGCGGGGGGGATCAACCTCAAGTCCCTCATGGCGCAGGCGCTGATGATGGGCGACGAGTGCCACAACCGGAACGTCGCCGGGACGAGCCTCTTCCTGCGCCTCATCACCCCGCACCTGTTGGCGACCGGCATCGACAAGAAGACGGCGGCGGAGATCTTCTCCTTCATCACCGGCAACGACCATTTCTTCCTCAACCTGACGATGCCCGCCTCGAAGGCGACCGCGGACGCGGTGAAGGGGCTCGAGGGATCGACGATCGTCTGCGCGATGGCGCGCAACGGCGTCGAGATCGGGATCCGCGTCGCGGGGCTCGGGGACCGGTGGTTCACCGCCCCCGCCGGGGAGCCGAAGGGGCTCTACTTCCCGGGCTTCACCGCCGCCGACGGCTGCCGGGACCTCGGCGACAGCACCATCACGGAGACGGGCGCGGTCGGGGCGATGGCGATGGCGGCGGCGCCGGCGATCGTGAAGTTCGTCGGCGGGTCCCCCGCCGACGCGGTCCGCTACACCCGCGAGATGTACGAGATCACCTGGGCGGAACACCGCGACTTTCTGCTCCCCACGCTCGACTTCCGCGGCACCCCGGCGGGGGTGGATATCCGCAAGGTGGTCGAGACCGGCATCACCCCGGTCATCAACACCGGCGTCGCCCACCGGAAGCCGGGGATCGGCCAGATCGGCGCGGGGCTGCTCCGGGCCGATCCGGACCTCTTTCGCCGGGCCCTCGCGGCGTTCGCCGAGCGATACGCCCCCTGA
- a CDS encoding transposase codes for MPRASRYILPGHLYHITHRCHNRSFLLKFSVDRNYYRACLREAAHRYKVSILGYCITRNHIHLIVCCLRPHSISRFMQFVEGRSAQQYNTRKKRKGAFWEDRYFCTMIQNGRSLWNCLRYIDLNMMRAGVVLHPSEWVWCGYSEFMGLRVRYRILDIPTLLVMLGFSDVENARKFYREDIALHSAAGDMKRRPVWTESLAVGDRAFVAAMKKRIPRMRTYSTKDETFAGADIWSIKEKKRPYT; via the coding sequence ATGCCACGCGCGAGCAGGTATATCCTGCCAGGGCATCTGTATCATATCACGCATCGATGTCACAACCGCTCCTTCCTTCTGAAGTTTTCCGTGGATCGCAACTATTACAGAGCATGCCTGCGCGAAGCGGCCCATCGGTATAAAGTATCCATACTCGGCTACTGCATTACGCGCAACCATATCCACTTGATAGTGTGCTGCCTCCGCCCTCATTCGATCAGCCGTTTCATGCAGTTCGTGGAAGGGCGGAGCGCCCAGCAATACAATACGAGGAAAAAACGGAAGGGCGCATTCTGGGAGGACCGATATTTCTGCACAATGATTCAGAATGGCAGATCTCTTTGGAATTGCCTGCGTTACATAGACTTAAACATGATGCGTGCCGGGGTCGTTCTACACCCCAGCGAATGGGTATGGTGCGGCTACAGCGAGTTCATGGGGCTTCGGGTAAGATACCGGATCCTGGATATACCCACGCTCCTTGTAATGCTCGGCTTTTCTGACGTCGAGAACGCAAGAAAATTTTACAGGGAAGATATAGCGCTGCATAGTGCCGCGGGAGATATGAAACGCCGGCCTGTGTGGACTGAAAGTCTTGCGGTTGGAGACAGGGCTTTTGTGGCCGCCATGAAGAAACGCATCCCCCGCATGAGAACCTATTCCACGAAAGACGAGACATTTGCGGGAGCGGATATTTGGAGTATCAAGGAGAAGAAGCGCCCTTACACTTGA
- the fdrA gene encoding acyl-CoA synthetase FdrA, giving the protein MLRNIVIPNRYVDSVMLMSIAARAKEASGAGEVSAMMGTDANKELLAASGVLDDAGAAAGPMDLIIAVRAEDEARAESAAAAVQEFLLSRPQAAPGDAQAAPPSLAAAARALPEANLVFISVPGPYARREAEAALDRGMHVMIFSDNVPIEDEVALKRKADRLGLIVMGPDCGTAIIGGVALGFANVVNRGPVGIVGAAGTGIQEVSCIVSNRGLGISHAIGLGGRDLGKEVGGISMCRGIDLLDADPATKLIVLVSKPPDRSVAARVLDHAAKCATPAIVCFMNGDPAEVEARGLRFCPTLESAALAAVEAAGGKAPPRAGISDAFARRAEKTRRMLDPGQRYIRGLFSGGTLTDEALLVLNESVGRCRSNTPLVPEMKLADAAVSVGHCLVDLGDDEFTRGRPHPMIDFTLRCERIVREAGDPETALILFDVVLGYGAHPDPAGALVPAIEAAQARAGKRRIAFVASVTGTDADPQCRSRQRAALEQAGVIVTETNAEAARLAGLIVSR; this is encoded by the coding sequence ATGCTCCGGAACATCGTGATACCCAACCGCTACGTGGACTCGGTGATGCTGATGTCCATCGCGGCCCGCGCGAAGGAGGCGTCGGGCGCCGGCGAGGTTTCGGCGATGATGGGGACCGACGCCAACAAGGAGCTCCTCGCCGCCTCCGGCGTCCTCGACGACGCCGGGGCCGCCGCCGGGCCGATGGATCTGATCATCGCCGTCCGCGCCGAGGATGAGGCCCGCGCGGAGAGCGCCGCGGCCGCGGTACAGGAGTTCCTCCTCTCCCGCCCCCAGGCCGCGCCCGGCGACGCGCAGGCGGCCCCGCCCTCCCTCGCCGCGGCCGCCAGGGCGCTGCCCGAGGCGAACCTCGTCTTCATCTCCGTTCCCGGCCCCTACGCGCGCCGCGAGGCCGAGGCGGCGCTCGACCGCGGGATGCACGTGATGATCTTCAGCGACAATGTGCCGATCGAGGACGAGGTCGCCCTGAAACGGAAAGCCGACCGGCTCGGCCTCATCGTGATGGGGCCCGACTGCGGCACGGCGATCATCGGCGGCGTCGCGCTCGGCTTCGCCAACGTCGTGAACCGCGGCCCCGTCGGCATCGTCGGGGCGGCCGGCACCGGGATCCAGGAGGTGAGCTGCATCGTTTCGAACCGCGGCCTCGGGATCAGCCACGCCATCGGGCTCGGCGGGCGCGACCTGGGGAAGGAGGTGGGCGGCATCAGCATGTGCAGGGGCATCGACCTCCTCGACGCGGACCCCGCCACGAAGCTGATCGTCCTCGTCTCCAAGCCCCCCGACCGGTCGGTCGCGGCCAGGGTCCTCGACCATGCGGCGAAATGTGCCACGCCGGCGATCGTCTGTTTCATGAATGGCGACCCGGCCGAGGTGGAGGCGCGCGGCCTCCGCTTCTGCCCCACGCTCGAGTCGGCGGCGCTCGCCGCGGTCGAGGCAGCGGGCGGGAAGGCGCCTCCCCGCGCAGGTATTTCTGACGCCTTCGCGCGGCGGGCGGAGAAGACGCGCCGGATGCTCGATCCCGGGCAGCGGTACATCCGAGGCCTCTTCTCCGGCGGCACGCTCACCGACGAGGCGCTCCTCGTGCTGAACGAGTCGGTGGGCCGTTGCCGGTCGAACACGCCGCTCGTCCCGGAGATGAAGCTCGCGGACGCCGCCGTGAGCGTGGGGCACTGCCTCGTCGATCTCGGCGACGACGAATTCACCCGGGGGCGGCCGCACCCGATGATCGATTTCACACTGCGATGCGAGCGGATCGTACGGGAGGCGGGAGATCCGGAAACCGCGCTGATCCTCTTCGACGTCGTGCTCGGATACGGCGCGCACCCCGACCCCGCGGGGGCGCTCGTCCCGGCGATCGAGGCGGCGCAGGCCCGCGCGGGGAAGAGGCGGATCGCGTTCGTCGCCTCCGTCACCGGCACCGACGCCGACCCGCAGTGTCGCTCCCGCCAGCGCGCCGCGCTCGAACAGGCGGGCGTCATCGTAACGGAGACCAATGCGGAGGCGGCGCGTCTCGCGGGCCTCATCGTCTCCCGCTGA
- a CDS encoding carbon-nitrogen hydrolase family protein, producing the protein MKRIVAAGVQIAVHPNDPAANIAKAAAWLRRACAEARPDLVVFPESVTTGFAPALSPRELHRLVDRIPGRLTAEMQRLARRHRVHIVWPTYERGEKPGIVYNSAALIGPDGKIIGVYRKTHPFPTERLAGGGWTTPGVSAEVYETKIGAVGMVICYDGDFPELVRLLAVKGAEIVVRPSAFMRSFDIWEITNCARAYDNHVYWVAVNAVGFDAAGNHYSGGSMIVSPIARKLAQARGGEEIIFAELDPDPIRHLTYGSTAPMCFDHLEDRNLAAYDGVLAPARSRFKPARRIKY; encoded by the coding sequence ATGAAGCGCATCGTCGCCGCGGGCGTGCAGATCGCCGTGCACCCCAACGACCCCGCCGCCAACATCGCGAAGGCGGCGGCGTGGCTCCGCCGGGCGTGCGCGGAGGCGCGACCGGACCTCGTGGTCTTCCCCGAATCGGTGACGACCGGCTTCGCCCCGGCCCTTTCCCCGCGCGAGCTGCATCGCCTCGTGGACCGCATCCCCGGCCGCCTGACGGCGGAGATGCAGCGGCTCGCCCGCCGGCACCGCGTCCACATCGTCTGGCCCACCTACGAGCGGGGGGAGAAGCCGGGGATCGTCTACAACAGCGCCGCCCTCATCGGCCCCGACGGGAAGATCATCGGGGTCTACCGGAAGACGCACCCGTTTCCCACCGAGCGGCTCGCGGGCGGCGGGTGGACGACCCCGGGCGTCTCCGCGGAGGTCTACGAGACAAAGATCGGCGCGGTCGGGATGGTCATATGCTACGACGGGGATTTCCCGGAGCTCGTCCGCCTGCTTGCCGTGAAGGGGGCGGAGATCGTCGTCCGGCCGTCGGCGTTCATGCGGAGCTTCGACATCTGGGAGATCACCAACTGCGCCCGCGCCTACGACAACCACGTCTACTGGGTCGCGGTGAACGCCGTCGGCTTCGACGCGGCCGGCAACCACTACTCCGGCGGCAGCATGATCGTGAGCCCGATCGCCAGGAAGCTGGCGCAGGCGAGGGGAGGGGAGGAGATCATCTTCGCGGAGCTCGACCCGGACCCGATCCGGCACCTGACCTACGGGAGCACGGCGCCGATGTGCTTCGACCACCTCGAGGACCGCAATCTCGCCGCCTACGACGGCGTTCTTGCCCCCGCCCGGAGCCGCTTCAAGCCCGCCCGGCGCATTAAATACTGA
- a CDS encoding ABC transporter ATP-binding protein produces the protein MLQNNKISWSDPEYLVEMRGIVKRFYGRAVNDRVDLTLRKGEVLALLGENGAGKSTLVKILYGLYTPDAGRLAVRGRPACIRSPRHAISLGIGMVHQHFTLVSELTVAENIALCAPPARRGVLLDLAGVERRVRDISDRYGIRVDPTGRVGELSVGERQRVEILKALAGGAEILVLDEPTAVLTPGEAAELFGVIESLKRGGAGIVLISHKLEEVMAVSDRVTVLRGGRVVLDTDTRRTDVRALAAAMMGRETPAPSRRAARKPGRPVLDVRGLRARGAQGHEALRGVSFTVREGEIVGLAGVSGNGQRELAEILSGLRPASGGEFLLRGVGMRGATPRRLAMRGVGRIPEDRMETGAILDLSLKQNLILERYHLAPFSKRYRQVPGEIDACAERLVAEYRIAAHSIEIELRTLSGGNIQKAILARALDPRPSLILAAQPVRGLDVGAAAFVHRRLLDERDRGAAVLLISEDLDEILLLADTIGVIYRGELLRVCPRGEIDRDRIGMLMAGVREGTR, from the coding sequence ATGTTGCAGAACAATAAGATATCGTGGTCCGACCCCGAATATCTTGTGGAGATGCGGGGGATTGTCAAGCGGTTCTACGGCAGGGCGGTCAACGATCGCGTCGATCTCACCCTGCGCAAAGGGGAGGTGCTCGCCCTCCTCGGCGAGAATGGGGCGGGGAAATCCACGCTCGTCAAGATCCTCTACGGACTCTACACGCCCGACGCGGGGCGACTGGCAGTCAGGGGGCGCCCCGCCTGCATCAGATCCCCGAGGCACGCCATCTCTCTCGGGATCGGCATGGTGCACCAGCATTTCACCCTCGTCTCCGAGCTCACAGTCGCCGAGAACATCGCCCTCTGCGCCCCGCCCGCCCGCCGCGGCGTCCTCCTAGACCTGGCGGGAGTGGAGCGGCGCGTCCGGGATATCTCCGACCGGTACGGCATCCGGGTCGACCCGACGGGGAGGGTGGGGGAACTCTCCGTCGGGGAGCGCCAGCGGGTCGAGATCCTCAAGGCCCTCGCGGGCGGGGCGGAGATCCTCGTCCTCGACGAGCCGACCGCGGTCCTCACGCCGGGCGAGGCGGCGGAGCTGTTCGGCGTCATCGAATCGCTGAAACGCGGTGGGGCGGGGATCGTCCTCATCAGCCACAAGCTCGAGGAGGTGATGGCGGTCTCCGATCGCGTGACGGTGCTGCGCGGGGGGCGGGTCGTCCTCGACACCGACACCCGGCGCACAGACGTCCGGGCGCTCGCGGCGGCCATGATGGGGCGGGAGACGCCGGCGCCGTCGCGGCGCGCCGCGCGGAAGCCGGGGCGGCCGGTCCTCGATGTCAGGGGGCTGCGGGCGCGCGGCGCGCAGGGGCACGAGGCCCTCAGGGGCGTTTCGTTCACCGTCCGGGAGGGGGAGATCGTCGGCCTCGCCGGGGTCTCCGGGAACGGCCAGCGCGAGCTGGCGGAGATCCTCTCGGGCCTGCGCCCCGCCTCGGGGGGCGAATTCCTCCTGCGCGGCGTCGGGATGCGCGGGGCGACGCCGCGCCGGCTCGCGATGCGCGGGGTCGGGAGGATCCCGGAGGACCGGATGGAGACCGGGGCGATACTCGACCTGTCCCTGAAGCAGAACCTGATCCTGGAGCGGTACCACCTCGCCCCGTTCTCGAAACGGTACCGACAGGTGCCGGGGGAGATCGACGCGTGCGCCGAGCGCCTTGTCGCGGAGTACCGTATCGCGGCGCACTCGATTGAGATCGAACTGCGCACCCTCTCCGGGGGGAACATCCAGAAGGCGATCCTCGCGCGGGCGCTGGATCCCCGCCCGTCGCTCATCCTCGCCGCCCAGCCGGTGCGGGGGCTCGATGTGGGGGCCGCGGCGTTTGTCCATCGGAGGCTTCTCGATGAGAGGGACCGCGGCGCGGCGGTGCTGCTCATCTCCGAGGACCTCGACGAGATACTCCTGCTCGCCGACACGATCGGGGTGATCTACCGGGGGGAGCTCCTGCGCGTCTGCCCGAGGGGGGAGATCGACCGCGATCGCATCGGCATGCTGATGGCGGGCGTGCGGGAGGGGACGCGATGA